In one Oleidesulfovibrio alaskensis DSM 16109 genomic region, the following are encoded:
- the argJ gene encoding bifunctional glutamate N-acetyltransferase/amino-acid acetyltransferase ArgJ — protein MMTDIKGFSFAAVPAGFKAPDRLDLALIVSDRPACAAGVFTTNLFKAAPVIVAMEAAAGGQARAIVINSGQANACTGAEGLANCRRTLEMISAATGIEASEILPASTGVIGQQLKMDLWQQAVPQLAAGLGSCGLDDFARAIMTTDSFPKTATASLSLQGGQVHLAGVCKGAGMICPNMATMLAVLLCDAQVPVHVWQQMFRDAVAQSFNRVTVDGDTSTNDTVFGLANGASGVEVLPEELPLLQQAVTALMGDLAYMLVQDGEGATKVLRIAVTGAADDTDAEKAARTVGHSQLVKTAFYGKDANWGRIVAALGRSGAAFDPAQVSVSICGVTIFADGAPTPVDADALLKEPLERTDISVDIVLGQGKGTYTLLASDLSHEYVSINADYRS, from the coding sequence ATAATGACCGATATCAAAGGATTTTCATTTGCCGCGGTTCCTGCGGGTTTCAAAGCCCCCGACAGGCTCGACCTGGCCCTTATTGTCAGCGACCGCCCCGCATGTGCGGCCGGGGTTTTCACAACCAACCTCTTCAAGGCAGCTCCGGTGATTGTGGCCATGGAAGCGGCTGCCGGCGGGCAGGCCCGCGCCATTGTCATCAACTCCGGGCAGGCAAACGCATGCACCGGTGCAGAAGGTCTTGCCAACTGCCGCAGGACGCTGGAAATGATTTCCGCCGCCACCGGCATTGAAGCGTCTGAAATCCTGCCCGCCTCCACGGGAGTGATCGGACAGCAGCTGAAAATGGACCTGTGGCAGCAGGCTGTGCCGCAACTGGCGGCCGGACTCGGTTCCTGCGGGCTGGATGATTTTGCGCGCGCCATAATGACCACGGACAGCTTTCCCAAAACAGCCACAGCCAGTCTTTCTCTGCAGGGCGGGCAGGTGCATCTGGCCGGCGTATGCAAGGGTGCGGGCATGATATGCCCCAACATGGCCACCATGCTTGCCGTCCTGCTGTGCGATGCGCAGGTACCTGTCCATGTCTGGCAGCAGATGTTCCGCGATGCTGTGGCACAGTCATTCAACCGTGTTACCGTGGACGGCGACACATCCACCAACGATACGGTGTTCGGGCTGGCCAACGGGGCTTCCGGCGTGGAAGTACTGCCCGAAGAACTGCCCCTGCTGCAGCAGGCTGTCACTGCGCTCATGGGTGATCTGGCGTATATGCTGGTGCAGGACGGCGAAGGTGCCACCAAAGTACTGCGTATTGCCGTTACCGGCGCTGCAGATGACACAGATGCCGAAAAAGCGGCGCGCACGGTGGGACATTCACAGCTGGTAAAAACCGCCTTCTACGGCAAAGACGCCAACTGGGGCCGCATCGTGGCAGCGCTGGGCCGCTCCGGAGCGGCATTCGACCCCGCACAGGTAAGCGTAAGCATATGCGGCGTGACCATATTCGCAGACGGTGCCCCCACCCCTGTGGACGCAGACGCTCTGCTGAAAGAACCGCTGGAACGTACCGACATAAGCGTGGACATCGTCCTCGGTCAGGGCAAAGGGACCTATACCCTGCTGGCTTCTGACCTTTCTCACGAATATGTCAGCATCAATGCCGACTATCGTTCGTGA
- a CDS encoding DNA-methyltransferase, with the protein YAGQRQQPPSVKYQSSDAQKKHHDFHGDNRDQRSFITWATLWLSECYRVSKPGSVLMTFTDWRQLPAMTDALQAGGWLWRNIVVWDKPTARPTLGGFRNQCEYVLVGVKGKFQPCHRQCLPGVFKHSIVSHQRKQHMTEKPLPLLVDLLAISPEGGVVLDPFMGSGSTGAAALSTGRKFIGVEMDKGYYGVACERLDNQHGLALWK; encoded by the coding sequence ATACGCCGGACAACGGCAACAGCCCCCAAGCGTAAAGTATCAAAGTTCAGATGCTCAAAAAAAGCACCACGACTTTCACGGTGACAACCGGGATCAACGCTCGTTTATCACATGGGCAACACTGTGGCTTTCAGAGTGCTACCGTGTTAGCAAGCCCGGTTCTGTACTGATGACATTCACAGATTGGCGGCAACTTCCTGCCATGACTGATGCCCTGCAAGCTGGCGGTTGGCTATGGCGCAATATTGTTGTGTGGGATAAGCCGACTGCCCGGCCGACCTTAGGCGGCTTCAGGAATCAGTGTGAATATGTGCTGGTAGGCGTTAAGGGCAAGTTTCAGCCGTGCCACCGCCAGTGCCTTCCCGGCGTGTTTAAGCATTCCATTGTTAGTCACCAGCGGAAACAGCACATGACAGAAAAACCCCTTCCTCTACTGGTAGACCTGCTGGCCATTAGCCCTGAAGGCGGAGTAGTGCTTGACCCATTCATGGGTTCCGGCTCGACAGGGGCAGCGGCCCTATCTACAGGCCGCAAGTTTATCGGCGTTGAGATGGATAAGGGGTATTATGGGGTTGCGTGCGAAAGGTTGGACAACCAGCATGGGCTGGCGCTGTGGAAATAA
- the secA gene encoding preprotein translocase subunit SecA produces MLGSIVKKVFGSKNDRYLKSLNHYLKEINALEENIATMPDEAISARMAELRAEVQQGTSLDSILPEVFAMVREAGKRVLGMRHYDVQMVGGIALHSGKIAEMRTGEGKTLVATLPAALNALTGKGVHLITVNDYLARRDAEWMGKIYNFLGLSVGVIVHGLNDEERRAAYASDITYGTNNEFGFDYLRDNMKFYKEQLVQRPHHFAIVDEVDSILIDEARTPLIISGPSDESTGLYRRVNDIIPRLKRDTHYTVDEKARAAALTDEGVQEAEKLLGLDNLYDPQNISFQHHILQALKAHSIFTRDVDYIVKDDQVVIVDEFTGRLMPGRRFSDGLHQALEAKEGVKVEAENQTLASITFQNYFRMYEKLSGMTGTADTEAVEFQQIYDLEVVNIPTNKPMIRKDQPDSIYRTRPEKFNAIVEEIARLHHKGQPVLVGTISIETSELIAGMLKKKGVPHNVLNAKQHEKEAEIVAEAGQAGKVTIATNMAGRGTDIVLGEGVPQLGGLYILGTERHESRRIDNQLRGRSGRQGDPGETRFFLSLEDDLLRLFGSDRIAGLMERLGMQEGEPIENKMVSRAIENAQKRVEGHNFEIRKTLLDYDNVMNQQREVIYSLRRDTMMEDDLEPSVHEFLDDIIEDIYAPLEQTKGKALDEETHAAIAARLEETFFLSRVYPEFALKGSEQQEKLPELPSAADVKKAVESMLEKLKRDAGPVYGDILRYFLLEELDRNWKEHLLNMDHLRDGIGLRGYGQRDPKQEYKREGFSLFQNMLWSIKESVFRALTRLRLQRVEEAADPAEQPEAAGLQEAKATELRHKEQPAELSYSGGDEDGAKTPSRRNAPKVGRNDPCPCGSGKKYKKCCGA; encoded by the coding sequence GGGCACGTCACTTGACAGCATTCTGCCCGAGGTGTTTGCCATGGTGCGCGAAGCAGGCAAACGCGTGCTGGGAATGCGCCATTACGACGTGCAGATGGTCGGCGGCATAGCCCTGCATTCCGGCAAAATAGCCGAAATGCGTACCGGTGAAGGTAAAACCCTTGTGGCCACGCTGCCCGCGGCTCTCAATGCGCTGACCGGCAAAGGTGTGCACCTGATCACCGTAAACGACTATCTGGCCCGCCGCGACGCCGAGTGGATGGGTAAAATCTACAATTTTCTCGGGCTCAGCGTGGGAGTCATAGTTCACGGGCTTAACGATGAAGAACGCCGGGCGGCTTATGCCTCGGACATCACCTACGGCACAAACAACGAGTTCGGCTTCGATTACCTGCGCGACAACATGAAGTTCTACAAAGAACAGCTTGTCCAGCGCCCCCATCATTTCGCCATTGTCGACGAAGTTGACTCCATTCTTATTGACGAAGCCCGTACGCCGCTGATCATTTCCGGCCCGTCCGATGAATCCACGGGGCTGTACCGCCGCGTCAACGACATCATTCCGCGCCTGAAACGCGATACACACTACACCGTGGACGAAAAGGCCCGCGCTGCGGCCCTGACCGATGAAGGCGTGCAGGAAGCCGAAAAACTGCTCGGGCTGGACAACCTGTACGACCCGCAGAACATTTCCTTCCAGCACCACATTCTGCAGGCGCTCAAGGCACACAGCATATTCACGCGCGATGTGGACTACATCGTAAAAGACGATCAGGTCGTCATTGTTGACGAATTCACCGGTCGACTGATGCCCGGACGCCGCTTTTCAGACGGACTGCATCAGGCGCTGGAGGCCAAGGAAGGCGTAAAGGTGGAAGCCGAAAACCAGACGCTGGCATCCATCACCTTCCAGAACTACTTCCGCATGTATGAAAAACTGTCGGGCATGACAGGCACGGCAGACACCGAAGCTGTGGAATTCCAGCAGATATATGATCTGGAAGTGGTCAATATTCCCACCAACAAACCCATGATACGTAAAGACCAGCCCGATTCCATATACAGAACGCGGCCTGAAAAATTCAACGCCATCGTGGAAGAAATAGCCAGACTGCACCACAAGGGACAACCTGTGCTGGTGGGCACCATATCCATTGAAACATCCGAGCTTATCGCCGGCATGCTGAAGAAAAAAGGCGTGCCGCACAATGTGCTGAACGCCAAACAACACGAAAAAGAAGCAGAAATCGTGGCAGAAGCAGGTCAGGCGGGCAAAGTGACCATTGCCACCAACATGGCGGGCCGCGGTACCGACATAGTGCTGGGTGAAGGTGTGCCCCAGCTGGGCGGCCTGTACATTCTGGGTACGGAACGTCACGAATCACGGCGCATAGACAACCAGCTGCGCGGCCGTTCCGGCCGTCAGGGCGATCCCGGCGAAACACGCTTTTTCCTTTCGCTGGAAGATGACCTGCTGCGTCTTTTCGGCTCTGACCGCATAGCCGGGCTTATGGAAAGACTGGGCATGCAGGAAGGCGAACCCATCGAAAACAAAATGGTTTCACGCGCCATAGAAAACGCCCAGAAACGTGTCGAAGGACACAACTTTGAAATACGCAAGACCCTGCTCGATTATGACAACGTCATGAACCAGCAGCGCGAGGTCATATACAGCCTGCGCCGCGATACCATGATGGAAGACGATCTTGAACCTTCGGTCCATGAGTTTCTCGACGATATCATCGAGGACATCTACGCACCGCTGGAGCAGACCAAAGGCAAAGCCCTCGACGAAGAGACCCATGCGGCCATCGCCGCCCGGCTTGAAGAAACCTTTTTCCTTTCACGCGTGTACCCCGAATTCGCACTCAAGGGTTCGGAACAGCAGGAAAAGCTTCCGGAATTGCCTTCCGCGGCAGATGTGAAGAAAGCGGTGGAAAGCATGCTGGAAAAACTCAAACGCGATGCAGGGCCGGTATACGGCGACATCCTGCGCTATTTCCTGCTTGAAGAGCTGGACCGCAACTGGAAAGAACACCTGCTGAACATGGACCACCTGCGCGACGGCATCGGCCTGCGCGGGTACGGTCAGCGCGACCCCAAGCAGGAGTATAAGCGCGAAGGCTTTTCACTTTTCCAGAACATGCTCTGGAGCATCAAGGAAAGCGTTTTCCGTGCGCTCACCCGCCTGCGGCTGCAGCGGGTGGAAGAAGCCGCCGATCCGGCAGAACAGCCCGAAGCCGCGGGTCTGCAGGAAGCAAAAGCCACAGAACTGCGCCACAAAGAACAACCCGCCGAGCTGTCATATTCCGGCGGTGATGAGGACGGCGCAAAAACCCCTTCGCGGCGCAACGCCCCGAAAGTCGGCCGTAATGATCCGTGCCCGTGCGGCAGCGGCAAAAAATATAAAAAATGCTGCGGGGCCTGA